Proteins from one Mus pahari chromosome 10, PAHARI_EIJ_v1.1, whole genome shotgun sequence genomic window:
- the Eif1b gene encoding eukaryotic translation initiation factor 1b: protein MSTIQNLQSFDPFADATKGDDLLPAGTEDYIHIRIQQRNGRKTLTTVQGIADDYDKKKLVKAFKKKFACNGTVIEHPEYGEVIQLQGDQRKNICQFLLEVGIVKEEQLKVHGF from the exons ATGTCCACTATCCAGAACCTCCAATCTTTCG ACCCCTTTGCTGATGCAACTAAGGGCGACGACTTACTCCCGGCAGGGACTGAGGACTACATTCATATAAGAATCCAGCAGCGGAACGGCAGGAAGACGCTGACCACTGTGCAGGGCATTGCGGACGATTATGACAAAAAGAAACTTGTGAAAGCTTTCAAAAAG AAATTTGCCTGTAATGGAACTGTGATTGAACATCCTGAGTACGGAGAGGTTATTCAGCTTCAAGGGGACCAAAGGAAGAATATCTGCCAGTTTCTTTTGGAG GTTGGCATCGTCAAGGAGGAACAGCTGAAGGTTCATGGATTCTAA